The Gossypium arboreum isolate Shixiya-1 chromosome 4, ASM2569848v2, whole genome shotgun sequence DNA segment ACAGATTTAAGTTAAGAATAGTAGGGTCAAGTCCAATCATATCACATCCAACCACATCCTACCAAGGTTCTCCCTGACCCTATATCTATACCTATTTAATAGGGCATTCACCAAGCGAGACCCTCATCAGGCCTACGACCTTTATAAAAGGTTTAATATCATTTTTTTGCCTGAAATTCTCACTTTGTTCATTTTACTACTTTTTCCATTCAAAAAATGGTAGTAAGCGGTTATAAAATCCTcttcctcttcttttcttttagtAGCGTAGATAGCACCAAAAGATTATCTAAGAAACCTGCCCAGGGAAATGGGAAAAAGTATTGAGTTTGGTGATATTGTTGATGCCCTTACTTTGATGGCTCATGCTTCTCCCAGGCCATGTATTGTGGAATTCAATAAGTTGTTGGGGACTGTTTTGGGAATTAAAGATTATGCGATTGTTGTTTCTGTTTGTAAACAAAATGGACTTGCTAGGAATATCCCGTGATGCTTATACTCTCAACTTTGCATCAAGGGTAAATAGAAGCTACCTAAATCCATGTGTGTTTGGACGAATAACTGAAATGAGATGCTCGGTTATGTAATAATTTTCTTGTATTCTTCAGCTAAATGTTTCCCACCCACAATTTGAATTGAACTCCACTGGGAAAATACAAGCAAATGCACAACTCAAAAAATGATTGAGCAATACAAATAACCCAACTAAACTTCATTGTTTTCCTCCTCCTAGGTTTTCTATAGTTTCAGTTACAAACACATTCAACCACCTGCATTCACAAACACGGTTCAAAACAAAATGCAATCATTTAAAAGAACTTGTGGCATTTAAAGACGTCTAGTAGTATACAGAAATGTGTACCTGCAATCACTGAATATCATCATTTTCACACTTTCAGAGCAGCTTTGTGAACCATGGTTTCTTTGTGTATTTGGTGGCAACTCTTCTCAACAAGATCAAGAAGTTTTTCCAAGTTCACAGCCCATGAGTTGAGAATTTCATTGCTATCCTTTGCTACCTGGAAGCACACTATTCCCATTGGCCGGTCAATCTTTGCTACCAGTGCCTTTGACACAACCATTTCAGACAGATGCTTCTCAGCTTCCTGGATTGAAGTCAGGATGGAAACAGCATTAGTCTCTTTTATTATGTATTTCAAACAAAAGCCTAGGTAACTACCGAGAAGGAAGCATGCAAACCTGGACAGTGAGACACAACAACTCTGCCAGTCTCTTCAATGTAATCCTTGAGTAGTACCTTGAAACAACAAGGATATTCTGAAAAAGAGCACCAATTTGGTTGctggtgagaaatagataagaAATTAGCTAGTGGACAAAACCATATAACAGGAAGGAGGGTGCCAAATTACATGCTCTATAATTCGCTGTTTCAAATCTTCTGCAGCTTTGTCACCCAAAGAACCTCCAAGCATGTTCTTCTCATTCTCAAATTCATCCTTATAAGAACTCCAAAGGGATGTCCACTGGATGACCTCCATTGTAACCAACTGTTTCAACAGCAACCTACCACGCAAGATTCAATAATTTGTGGTTGAGCATTCAGATTGAAAATCATTTTACAGACCTACTTAGAGCTTGGTATTTTCACAAGCACTAAATTCACCAAGGACATACCTAAATTTTGGAATCTCAGAAAGATTCTTATCCTCCAATGTGGAATTAAGAAGGCTTGACTGCATTGGATCATGTGGAGCCAGGATTAAGTACCAACAGATTTTTCTCAAGACCTGCAAGGAATAACATATATGAGAACAGCTCAACAACATGGAAAGGGGATATATTGAGATGTGCTTTACCGGTATCCATTGAGATGGGTTTTCCCTGATGGAAGGAATCTCGTATATCGCCTTATAGCAACGACAAATTTCAAGATAGTCATTGTTATGGAAATAATACCTGAAGAGAAAAGGAAAACATATTGTAAGATAAATACAACCACATAGCAGCAGAGGAAGTTATTCACAAATTCATTTCACCTCCAACCACGTTGCACTTTGATGGGCTCTACGGTGAAATGAAGACACTATGATTCTCATTCTTGCATCAAATAACAGACAAACTTATATCCTATTACAGTTTGTAAATTTTAAGGATCTATTTTTCAAATAACAATAGGCTTTTTTCCTTGAATTATCTCCAGGTTTAAGTTTCCATGAAAGATAAAAGATTTCTAGCCCAAAAAAAGTAGAAAGAAAATTTTTCATCATCTTGAAAATAAGGATCAACCCTTGCACCAATAAGACATCAGAAATAACAAGCAACAGAAGCAAAACATTCACTATGGTCTTTGGCAGATTTCATCGTAGACAGAAATGCCACATTAAGCAATATAACTTGTGGTCCTTTCTATTATCAGCTCacatcagtttttttttttttttggggggttagaTTCCGAATGAATGCCCTTTTCTCTTCATGATTCTTACAAGCTTTGGACGAAAGGTGCATGCAACTTAATTGAGCCCCAATAAAACATTCAATTTatataaacatcaaattttcattacAATCAAACCACATCCCAATTATTCCAATCACTTGAATGTGTATTTGATAAGACAACTACACAGACTAACCAACTTGAGAACATATTATTTCCACATAGCATTCTTTTTTTCCCAAATCAATATTGGTTTTGACAACCTTCACCCATCTacctcccccaaaaaaaaagagaaaaaaagtggAAAAGGAAAAGATACCACAACAACAATTAAGTTCTGAGGTTAAGCTAAGAAAGCATAAATATTTGTGTGACTAGGTATTTACATAAAATTGATACCATTCTAACAAGATACAAAAAGTAATCAAGAAACTTTAAACCTTTCAATAATGATTATCAAAACTCAACCAAAATGTTTACAAGAAAATTGACCATGAAAAGTTGATTGTTTGTGAGCAAAGAGGGAAATACCGTATCATCAGTTCATAGTAGATACGCTTCAATTCCAATAGTGAAGGTATATCAGCTGGAGGCTCCTCTACAACATTGTCACCTTCTTTCGGTTTCTTCTTTTCCTTTGAGCTGTCAATATCAAAAACTCTAGGGCTAATCTTCCTTGAAAGAATTTGAGCACGAACATAATCCTGACGATCTAAGCAGAGGCGAACCTGCAAATTTAATTATAAACCATTTGACAGAATTATCATTGCATCTATAAGATAAGATAAGATTAAC contains these protein-coding regions:
- the LOC108457667 gene encoding 26S proteasome non-ATPase regulatory subunit 12 homolog A, which translates into the protein MEAKNGNLEAAIDQLLNVEKQMRFAGDVAGTKKAVTDILQLCFEAKDWKSLNEQIVNLSKKRGQLKQAVTAMVQQAMQYIDETPDLETRIELIKTLNSVSAGKIYVEIERARLIKKLAKIKEEQGLIAEAADLMQEVAVETFGAMAKTEKIAFILEQVRLCLDRQDYVRAQILSRKISPRVFDIDSSKEKKKPKEGDNVVEEPPADIPSLLELKRIYYELMIRYYFHNNDYLEICRCYKAIYEIPSIRENPSQWIPVLRKICWYLILAPHDPMQSSLLNSTLEDKNLSEIPKFRLLLKQLVTMEVIQWTSLWSSYKDEFENEKNMLGGSLGDKAAEDLKQRIIEHNILVVSRYYSRITLKRLAELLCLTVQEAEKHLSEMVVSKALVAKIDRPMGIVCFQVAKDSNEILNSWAVNLEKLLDLVEKSCHQIHKETMVHKAALKV